DNA sequence from the Oryza brachyantha chromosome 5, ObraRS2, whole genome shotgun sequence genome:
TTCACCTTCCACTCCACCTtcgagcaagtttaatagtatggCGAAcaactagctccaattcatacATAGCCAATCTacgagcaagtataataataggctataagccaactataggtatattttaaagagataagagagaagagaggtgagctactaatttgtaaccaGCTACATTGGGCTCTAAGATaaaatgtatgtatgatatgtggcACCATgcattaatgttttgtagttaactattgtatgaattggctattagattgactatagatgaattggagatagtagttagctatactattgaacttgctcttagtcaatttataccataggtatctacaaaacattaatatatggtctcacatgttatATACACTGTCTTCAAACTCGTGTTATAGCTAGCTGTAAATTAGTAAATTAGTAgtagcaagtttaatagtaaagccAACCTACTaactataagcttatattatagtcaaaTTAGCTATAAGGTTGGCTATAacttttatctcttatctttgcatttaatgtaattttttggAGTTAGTCTATAACTGGCTCTTGTATGAGAGACAACCCCACTTCTTTTTCATTACCTGTTTCCTCCACATCAGCTTATAGTCCACTTATaatctactattatacttgctcttattcctctcttttctcttcaaaatatgtttaatCTTAGCTTATAACGTGCTATTTACCAGCTCGCCCAAGAAACGCGGGGTTGGTAGGAGCGGTGACCGGCGAGGTCGCAGGGTCGCTGCAGTAAAGTCCAGCTGCTGCGCTGCGACACCGTTTTTCCGGATCACGccgtggaaaaaaaaaagctctcaACTTCcgttttcatttttaatccATTTGCTTCTTCAGGTTGATTCCCAGGAGCGGATTGAGTCCGGGAGCCGCTGAAAAATCGTGCCTTTTTTGGTTTGGGTTCCCAAGATTCTTCTCCCCCATCTCTCTGCGTCTTTTCCAcgccacggcgacggtggttgGAGACTTGGAGCTCCCCGGTGATACCCGTCACCGTCGAGCTTGCCTTTTTTGGGCGTAGGAGCGATTCCTTCTCCGGCCTTGGGTTCTTTGGAGCTGCGAGGTGAGCTGAGCCGATGAGCaagaggagcggcggcgtgcggttgcaatgcgcggcggcggcggcggcggcggaggagttggGGTGCTGCTTCCTCGCGctgccaccggcggcgcctcctagtggtggtggtggtggtggtagcgATGGTGGATTCGACCTGGCTTGGACTCTCCACCAGTCGTTCCACCCTGCCTCCGGCCTCTTCGCCAGCGTCGGGCCGCAGGTGGGGGTGGGCTTCccggcgtcctcctcctcgagcgcgccgtcaccgccggacGCTCCCGGAGACCCGTATGTAGAGTACGTCTCGCCGTGTGAGGGTGAGGGTGAGGAGCTGATGGAGAAGGGGAATACGAAGAGGAAATCATTCAAGCTCAAGATCAAGGTCGGCAATCCCCACCTGAAGAGGCTGATCAGCGGGGGGATTGCCGGCGCGGTGTCGCGGACGGCCGTCGCGCCTCTGGAGACGATCAGGACGCATTTGATGGTCGGGAGTAATGGGAATTCGACCACAGAGGTGTTCCAGTCCATCATGGAGCATGAAGGATGGACCGGGTTGTTCCGCGGCAACTTTGTTAATGTCATTCGAGTAGCCCCAAGCAAAGCAATTGAGGTAACTAACTAACTGAATTTTACTGATCCTTGACATCATATTCTTTAGTCAACCAGTGTTTATGGTAATGTGTATAGATGCTGCACTGCCCCTTTTTGTGAGGATACAATGGAGGGTAATTCCGTCGattgattttcttttgcagaACATATAAACACTTTCTTACAAATAATGTGGTAGCTTGTTACAAATCCATGTTCATTTCTTTCCAGTTTTGTATGCTTAATTGTCTGTAAACTGTGTTTCTGCCCTATGCTTAGGGCCTGATGCAAATGCTTAGGTATGTtgttcaaataaatttaggtatatttttatatgggGCAATTTCGTTCCTACCCCTATTTTATGTTCTAATACTGATTTTACCCctcttttttagggtttttgtttttgccctTGCTTTTTTGAATTGAACGAACTGTTGCCCCTACTTTGGATGGAAGGACTAATGGTGTTAAGGGACATGTTAAAGGACTATTTTACCCTTTCATgaaattatcatttttatccTTGTTTTTTTGTCACTTGTGTTCTTACCCACTGTTCTAAATCATAGccaatatacaaaattaatcacatataaattattccCCTTGCAGAAATATACTTTCAGTTCTATGTGAAAGTAAATCCTACTCATTGATTTTTGGAGTTGAATGCATATGAAAAACATGAGCAGAGATTTGATGCATATACAGTAAAGTGTGAAATCCAGTGCATCAAATCTATCCACCCAAACATACCAAAAAGAAAGTGCCAACGCACAATACAACATATTCTATACATGAACTGTATTCATCTGGTTGGATTTAATGAAGGCACATGGATTGTACAAAGAAGTAAGTAGCAAAAAaagggcgggggggggggggggggagcgaACAagtgcaaaaaagaaaaaacaagcttgctgctgctgcgtacACAGCAAAGAACAGgtgcagaaaaagaaaaaatgctgctgctgcgtatGCACCACCCCGGCGGAGGATAGTGCGGTAGAGGTCGGCCCGGCTGATGACGCCACGGGGGAGGTCGGCGCGGCGGAACAGCGTGGCGGACGACGGCGCAGCTGCATGAGTACTGGGTGCGTGCTTGCATGGGTGAGGGCCAGGCCGACGACGCTGCGCCCTCTCCCCGCGGCCGTgccccccaccccaccaccGCAAGCCCCGTCGCCGCAcccccctccccgccgccacaagcctcgccgccgacgcccacGAGCCGCTGCTCGATCCTAGCTCTTAGCTCTATCTCCCCTTCATTATTTACCACTCCCAGGTACTCAAATCTATTCAGCTCTCAACAGGGCTAACATGGTCATTTATTATTTCgagaattaaatttttattttttaaactaagtaTTTTTGTTAACTAACCGTCAACATAAGTTCCATCCAAAATAGGGGCAATCGGTTCATTCAGTtcaaaaaaagagggaaaaaacgaaaaccttaaaaagaaggggtaaaatcaatattagacttGAAAATGAGGGCAAGAACGaaattttccctttttatattttaagattaacCCCTGTTACCATAGTAAAGCTGGGTGACTTTTTTTGTCATAGCTTAAATTTGTTGAGCATATTGTGCCATTTTAGTGTTGGATCTCATGGGGCTAGGTTATAGGCCACTATGCTAGCTTTGCACAGTAAGAGAGTTGAAGTTAGTGTAAGCATTGATGTACTTTCTGTTGTAACACCACATTTCATACATTATGTGAACTAATGTATTCCCTGTGCAGAGCTAGATAAAAGTAGTATTGGATTTGACATACAActcttatcttttatttatataaatggaATTATGATTTCCATATGAAATTGAAAATAGAGTTGGATTTCGTATATAGCTTGTACattcttttctgttttgatAAGTATAGTTGTAATTTGTATATGACATTTTTAAATGTGgaatttgatttgatatacaacttttagcttctttttttatagatgCAATTATACTTTATATACAACTACATCGATCGATTTACAATGTTATAATTTAGACCAACTATGGTCGAACAGTCAAaatctttcttttatttaaattaatgtgAGAATTTCAAGCCTTCACAGTAAACATGATGGCTTCTTTTCTTTGTTGTCTTAataatactccatccattttatattgtatgaattttttatcatacctaaatttatctattgatcaatgtatattgtttatatatatgtctagattcattagcatttatatgaatctaggtaatgttagaaaattttacattgtgaaacggaggtagcataatataatatagtaaataatttcatttattttttgccaGTGTAGTGCTACTTTGACCTTAGGGATAATGTGAaagtagaaaaataataatgactATATACCAGAAACAAGGAACCGTTTGcagtttagcagtttagcCCACTGCTATGTAAGAATTTCTTGTCTGTTGCCATAACATTCCCTGTTCAAGATGGTCTGAAGATAAGTATCTTGAGAAAGGTCAGGTCTTCAtaaattgcatttttttttaatttaaacatAACGGAAACTTGATAGTTGCCTGCTCTTTAGTGAACTACTAGAAACAACGCGCGGCAAATGCTGCACCTAAATACTCTCtctgattttatttaaatgacataattaatttttagatttacatttgaccctttgttttttttaatttttttgtcaaatatacaaaattataaatcatacctaaagttattttagtattaaatcaaatcataacaaaataatcaatagatatatttttttaataagacaaactgttgaacataaatcaaaagtcatgtcaattaaaaaaactggaGGAATTATAAAGGtttattatgattatttattagCCAATGATTTTCgatatttatgattatttatttttgatagaattataaatttataaatttaaccaaaatagataaataaatactttagattcagctaaaaataaaagttatttctaCTGGATTTAAAACTAAAGGAGATAAACCTTATCATAGGATTTTGATtaagataattaattacttcatgaaatggtggggcccactttCCGTTCTCTCTCGTTATTTTCTTACTCcttcctcctttctttctctgcTTCTTTTGCTTTTGTCTTACGACCAGAGCAGCGATGCATCGCAGGGAGAGGGAGCAAGGGcggggcggccggcggcacTGCCTGCCTCGACGAGCTGAGCGACtttctcactctctctctttctccggCGCCTCTCTTTCCCTTTCTCTGCCACCGTTCTCGCCGGTTGGAAGGCTCGCCATCAGCTCCTGCCACGTGGCCCAATGACAACGCGAGAATACGGCCAAGTTTCATATATAGAGATTCCTGGTTATTTACTGTAGATTAGACAATAACTCAGCACCAACCTGAAGGCATATACAAGACAAAACTAATTGTCACTTTGTTATCATATATTCATTATATCTGTAATCAAATTATAGCTGTctctagaaaattttcattccaGAAGTATTGGCTGATCAAACGAATAATTTGATCTTCAGCcaattgaaattttatcttCGTGTTTCGGTGACCTGCTTCGAATGTCGGGCAACTTATTGCATGGTTCACACAAGGAAAGGTTTCAAGGAAGCTGCAGCCAGAAAGTTCTGATATTGATTTTCTTATCATACTTAAATGTCTGAAGGCTGTAAAAAGGGCTAACTCTCATGCTTACTTACAAACAGACCATATTTGAACTAGGAAGACACCAGGCAGGTCCTTGTATTATTGCTagcttttctttaattttgtatttcttttattaagATACATGTTCTGCACAGGGGAAGGAAAGGgtattttatcttatttgataATTGAGTTGAGGGATGTAATATATCCAGTTTCATAGTTGAGGTTTGAACAAAACACAGATAGctactgcttattttattcaaacatgttGGATGCGCATGGTTTCATGCACCATCTGATgttttagaaagaaaaagtctattttacTCCCTCGAACTATTTCATCAAACCACTTAACCCCCAAAATTGCTTTTGGGCTCATTTTATACCCTGAACTATTGAAAATGGTTTACTTTATGGCTTTATGCCATCatacttcttttcttttttgtttcgctttatataatttgtatttgcATTAAAATTTCGTAGGATTGATAGAAGTTGTACAGCTTACCTCTTaacattttttgtattttttttatcagtctACATAGGTTGAGATTGCAAAGTTCAAGTAAACAATCATGAAAAAGTCTATGAACTTTATCATCTATAGCTCTACAAAATTTCAgcttaaaatataacttgtatAAAGAGAATAATAAAAGGCAAAAGTGCCATTAAGCAGTAAAGTGAATCATTCTTAATAGTTTAGGGGGTAAAATGAGCCAAAAGTAGTTTAGGGGGTTAATTGATCCGGGAAATAATTtgaatgagtaaaatacactttttcttttagaaatatgataaTTTGGGCAATGTCCAATGAtgatatatactactatgATATAAATGATGGATGTTATACATACATTTCAAACATAAATAGCTAGATgtacatttatttatgcacaTACATATCTTAATTCTTGTTTGTCCCTTCTTTCTCTGCAGCTTTTTGCTTTTGATACAGCTAATAAGTTCTTGACCCCCAAGCCTGGGGAACAACAGAAGGTCCCACTCCCTCCTTCACTAGTCGCTGGAGCATTTGCTGGTGTCAGCTCAACCCTGTGTACTTACCCTCTGGAATTAATTAAGACACGATTAACAATACaggttagttttgtccttGTGTCTGGCTCCCTAGAACTACACTCTTTTGACTTCCTGAGATGCAATACCAATACATGAATGTCATATAATGGTTGTGCTTAAAATGTGCAGAGAGGTGTATATGATAACTTTCTCCATGCGTTTGTCAAAATCGTCCGTGAAGAAGGCCCCACTGAGCTGTACAGAGGCCTGACACCAAGTTTAATTGGAGTCGTGCCATATGCCGCGACCAACTACTTTGCCTATGACACCCTTAAGAAGGTGTACAAGAAGATGTTCAAGACGAATGAAATCGGCAACATTCCCACCCTGCTCATCGGGTCCGCAGCAGGAGCTATCTCCAGCACAGCTACTTTCCCCCTCGAGGTTGCACGCAAGCACATGCAAGTTGGCGCCGTCGGTGGCAGGAAGGTCTACAAGAACATGCTTCATGCGCTCCTGAGCATTCTGGAGGACGAAGGTGTTGGGGGACTTTACAGGGGACTGGGGCCAAGTTGCATGAAGTTGGTGCCAGCCGCTGGGATTTCGTTTATGTGCTATGAGGCTTGCAAGAAGGTATTGACAGAGGAAGAGGATGACTGAAAAACGCATCCTCGCTCTCATCAGAGCTCAATTTTGTGACTTTCTGAACTGGAGGCGTCTTCTGGCGTTGATTTGAAATCAAATCATGCTGAAATCGGATGTATTTCATATAGTTCAGGATTTTAACCCCAACTCTGTGGTGTCAGCTTGGCCTGACAAAACTTGCCTCCTTCCCCAGTTTTGCTTCAGGATGTCTTTCAAGAACTGATTTCTGCGAGTTTTATGGAGTGATTGAAACGCCAATGGGCAGTCATAATTCCCAAGTGATGCAACAACAACTATTCTCTGTAATCTGTTGCAACTGTGCTATCAAATGAAAAATTCATCTGATGATTTCTGTGTGCTCGTGGCTTCTGGTTTCTGTCAAACTTTGGATGGTGTCCACCCCGTCGTAAGCTGAACTTCTGTGTAATCACTTCTCGGTGACAATTTCAGAGCTTAATGCCAAACTATCCTACCGTGTCCATCAGTCCATGTCCATACATATCCGGCCTTTCACAGCAGGGCCAGCTGATGGCCCAAATTGTAGCAGGCCCCCATTGGGTACCTTCAGCTTTTAGTGCATCTCAAGTCTGCttatacagtttttttttctaagctAACTATAATTCAATGACGCTATTTACCCTggtaaaaatcaaaacatgttGTAAGGTGAAACTAATGGAGTATTATATTACGAAGTAGActatgcttaattaattgcaaAGCACTACTGTGTGTATACGTGCAGCAAAAGAAGGCTAATTAAACTGCATAGCATAGGAAGCGTCAGGAAGCAAAGGCGTGGTTTTATGATGGATACGGCCGATGCAACGCCACGAGTGTTATATGTTGCTGTTGTACGTAGTGCAGACCTCGCGTGGCGTGGGGTGTCCATCGCATGTGCCAGTGGAACACGTGGCAGACATGGATGGCCGCATGGGCTAGGGTGGACGGTGCCCCTAGGATGACGTGGATCCACGTGTCACTTGGCAACGGTCCGTGTGATtcgagggtttttttttttacatggcaAGCCCATAACCAGGACTTTCTCAACCGTCCACCATCTGAATCCATCTTCTCTCTTCGATCTACTTACAATATCGGTCATCGTGGGAACCTCTTCTAATTGGGAGGTACATGCATCTGTTATCTCTTTTATCTGTGTAGCCTTATCGAGAAACGATGAGATCTAAAATCATATTGATCGTAGTAATAAGAATCTCTCCTAATAAGGTGGGAGATACACGCATCTATATATACACGTGTGTGTAGAGGGGACCTGTGTAGATCTTATAGAATAGAGATGAAAATGGTTGAAAGAGAGCTCACTTGAGGCCTTTAACCTAAGACATGATATCCGTTATCATTATCCCTTTGCCATTTTTAGTGTGCATTCGTTGACGCTAAAATTAGCCTTTTAGCATGTGTGtatgacctaaattcttagaattcAACTGAAAATATGTGTACCAATCAGTTTGACCCTATAactaacaatatataaaacaagaaaaacacgGTTAAACCTAAAGTAGTCGATCGACCTTTCAGCGGATAAACGCATTAGGCCCAAACCATCATATGAATCCGATTCGTAGGAATTTTgtatataagaaataaatataaaacaaacccTATCGGCTATAACAGAGTATAACGAACCATATAAATTATTGATAATAatcttagaagatcggacttagTTCAAGATTGAGATCAATAGTTGATAATATCATCAAGTATTATACCCGTAGGCTTAGGCCGATAAGATTATTTATAGAATTATGCTTGTAGAAGCCtagttattaattagtttaagAGCTAATTTGTGTGCAACACTAATCAAGTTGATGATCATTAATTATAATCTTAGAAGACCGGACTGAACCAAGGCAGTTTAAGATTGGGACCAGTGAAAACAGGTTCAAACTAatgttaaataattttaattcttAGTTAATAACCCAATAGGAGGTATCGGTCTAATCCTTAACCATGCTGAAAGCAACCCTGATAGATCCGATCGAACCGCGACGTTATAGGATTGGAGTCAACATAAGTAGGATTAAATTAACGATCCGCAGGTTTAAAGATCGAGCCGATAGATCACTAGATAAGTTATTGACTAAAACcctaataaaataattcatgtATGTGTACaatctaatctaaatttaaaattaacggAAAAcaagattgatcggaccgagCCGAGACAAAATCTAACCTAAAGCAATTATGAACTCGGATTAAATCAATAGCACGCATGAGCTGTGATCGACGAATTACAATTACTCTAAACATGCAGTTCAAATGTATACCGTTTACACTATGCTATGATactaaaaagttataaatttgtcaaatCTCGGGACTCTAGAGCATCAACTTGACATCTAAACCGTTGCTTCAAAACcgtgtaaattttaaaatataccactCAAATGATGTCGTACTTGGAAACAAAATGTAAATTACGGAAAATCACGCTGGTACCTGTTAAATCACTTATGAGTTACCTACACGGTACTATATTGCACATTGATGACTTTCTGGctcttttgtaaaattatcttttacccattttatctatatgaatACTTAAGTATCTTTACCGTAACAAGCTTTAGAGGGAGATTACAAAACATTATCTCGTCCCAAAACAGGATAGGCATGATACCTAAGTGTTAGGTCTGATACACATATGTTACCTAGATATTAGGTCTGATACACATGTATCGGAGCGTAGGCTCCTCGAGCACGAGTCCATGGGACTCCCTTTGTGAGTTCGGCCCAGGGGTGCGGGCTAGATCTCAAAAGCCTCGTCAAAGAAAAGAGAGTAAGGTGGGAGAGATTCAAGGGGGGTCAAGCCCCTTGGTGGGCGTAGGAGAAGTATACAGGTTCAGGCCATCATGAGGCGTAATATCCTACTCCTGTCGCTTGTGCACCGTGTGAGTAAATGAGTTACAAGCTCATGTGAGAATACTTGTCTTCCGCTGTTTTTCATTCCATTGGCCAGGGCCTCCATTTTACTGTAAGAGGACACCACAACGGCCATGGTGTTTTCCTCCTACGGCATGCAGGAGATCATCCTTCTTGGGATTGTTGCTGATGTCGTCGTAAGTCAACAAGCCGCCATACCGCCATCGTTGGGTCCCATCAGTTAGTAGGTGAGGAGTGGGTGGTGCCTCATGTTCGACGCAACAGTCCGAACGGGGTGCCGACGCTCCTCTTGCACGGTCGTCCGCTGCATTTAATACGACGGCAACGCGTGCGAGAGAGACGGGTTATCCCTGCTGTGACATATGTCACTGTGCGGTCAAGGGTAGCCTGTATCTTCCCGTTTTTTTCTCGAGGAAGGGGTGTAGACGAAGGTGTGCGCCTACAGCCGCATTTACTGCGGCCAGGCACATGCCTGCGCCCATCATGAGGGTGATGCGGCGCGCCAGGCGCCCTCCCATCGCCATAAATGAGGTAGTTGGGCGTCGTGGCCGCATCTGACGCGTGGTGGGGCCCCGCAATGCGCAACCCCCCAGGCCGAGGGGGTCGAGGACGGTCCAACCCCTGCGCCGTTCGATCGTGTGGAATCCATTCGGGCCCGACCTACTGGGGGCACGCGGCTTCTCGGGCCCAACCTCCCTTTCTAGCCAGGGATTTTGGTTCGTGGGCCCACGGTCACCATGCGCCACAAACACGGGATGCCTCTGGGCCCATATCTCCGACAACATGTGTTATGTATCTCTCCAAACCTAAAGCTCTACTACGTTGCTATTACAATGAGTTTTTTCCCTTGCAAAAGTTTACAAACCCTTAGATAGGGGCGGAACTACATTGAGCGTGGGGAGTATCAGAAATCTTatcgaaaaaaatttagctataatttatctatttttaccCATATATACAGAACTCTCGATTCAATCTTATACGCTCGTAGCAACCTCAACTCAACTAAAAACGCTAAGAAAGCAAATAGCGAGACCTCGTATATTTCACTTCAGCTCCGTCACCGAATCGACTTGAGTTTGAAGCGATATTAAAGAATCCAAAGCCCCGGGGTTCgcggcagcgagagaggaaagAAACACACACCGACAGTGCTTGTCTTCGTGTGATCCAACAACAGACAAATTACACAGGGGATGATGAGCCCGCCAGCTCTCCATCGCTAGATAGCTTAGCCGTGACAGCTTTCTCTTCTGGCGATCGATCCCTCTCGAAACGTCTCGAAGCCGCTAGCTACCCATCCAGGTATTAATCTCTCTCAAACATACGCAGAAACTTACTTAAATTCCTGCAGAATTCACATGAATCGACCTCAGTTTTCAATCCGAGGTGATTacgacatatttaaaaattaatttaaaaaataaaacttatatgtgtattcttaaagaactaaaagccaaaactaaaaatatctgataaaaaacaaactttaagtttaaagttgaaaatttaaattttagcttataagcataaacaaaagccacatgatatggatctttcttttttttcatctttggcGGCATAAATTAATTACGTATTTGGATCAGTATATACGgctaatgtatatatatagtgattaattaatttggaggTAATTAAGACTGCCGTGGTGATCGCGGaatgagctagctagcagagGGGGATTGAGGCAGATGACGTGGATCCCACGTGTCAACTGGCGCCGATCACCGAGAGCCCTATTTAACCCTCCGTCCCGCCCGTGTCTCCTCCATATCGAATTCGATCACTCGCTCTCACTTCATTGCCATTAGaagctagcttagcttagctcgCCATCGATCGAGCTGACCCATTCCTCCATCGATCCGTTCAtcagctgctagctagctcgctcgcTAGCGACCGGCCGGTCAGAGATCAGGGAGTGAGTAGGGAGAAGAGCACGCATCTctccggcggcgatggtgaacacggcggcgaagggcggcagGGGAAGCAGCAGCGGGCTGCCGCTGGCGTCGCTGAACCACATCAGCATCGTGTGCAGGTCGGTGCAGGAGTCGCTGCAGTTCTACGCCGACGTGCTCGGCTTCGTCCCCGTCCGCCGCCCCGGCTCCTTCGACTTCGACGGCGCATGGTACACACCACACCCATATATATGTCTTACTCCCTCCGGCCAAAATATAATCGTTTGTGATTATATCTggctggaatttttttttcttatattctgaaatgaaaaaaaaatattatttttaattatattttgaaacagagacaatttatttttgtcgGTGAACGTGacttaatattattttatctgGCAGGTTGTTTAACTACGGGATCGGCATCCACCTGCTGCAGGCGGAGGACCCCGACAGCTTGCCGGGGAAAACAGAGATCAACCCTAAGGATAACCACATCTCTTTCCAGGTACGAGAATATgcgtatatttttatataaattcaaaaacaTGTGTCCATTGCATCTCCATCtacgtatatttatatactcaCACAAGCAGAAAGAAAACAACGTAAAAACAGAGTGAGCTCCATTTGGTTAACTGATCACCAAACAGAGTATGGGCATATTCAAATCACAGATCCACACAAATTTGTATCGATCGGTCGACGCCATTGGGGAATTTTGGAGCTATATATACA
Encoded proteins:
- the LOC102705914 gene encoding adenine nucleotide transporter BT1, chloroplastic/mitochondrial-like — translated: MSKRSGGVRLQCAAAAAAAEELGCCFLALPPAAPPSGGGGGGSDGGFDLAWTLHQSFHPASGLFASVGPQVGVGFPASSSSSAPSPPDAPGDPYVEYVSPCEGEGEELMEKGNTKRKSFKLKIKVGNPHLKRLISGGIAGAVSRTAVAPLETIRTHLMVGSNGNSTTEVFQSIMEHEGWTGLFRGNFVNVIRVAPSKAIELFAFDTANKFLTPKPGEQQKVPLPPSLVAGAFAGVSSTLCTYPLELIKTRLTIQRGVYDNFLHAFVKIVREEGPTELYRGLTPSLIGVVPYAATNYFAYDTLKKVYKKMFKTNEIGNIPTLLIGSAAGAISSTATFPLEVARKHMQVGAVGGRKVYKNMLHALLSILEDEGVGGLYRGLGPSCMKLVPAAGISFMCYEACKKVLTEEEDD